In Cryptomeria japonica chromosome 10, Sugi_1.0, whole genome shotgun sequence, a genomic segment contains:
- the LOC131046622 gene encoding UDP-glycosyltransferase 72B1 translates to MAKTHIAIFPLSWGMGHFLPLAAFAERLCNFGGFSITFIISKWKWGSQQPILVQRLASSGLDIRFREIPEITVDENEQHLIFFQKAKPHIQELLQSLHSSSPISSFVTDFFCTDLLDFSASLNIPSYLFSPSSASFVCFMLHLPKLVSEIEVSFKDLQSDVEIPGLPLISARDLPNPVQDRSVPAFNWFVHQASRFKEASGILIDTFAELEEEAIKALSAEGNPCIYTIGPLMFSDSEALDESRCLEWLDQQPLSSVLFVAFGSRAVLSKEQITDLAIGLESSGHRFLWVLRGHKSGDSSSPETDISQLLPEGFEIRTRDRGLVLLNWAPQIPVLSHPSTGGFLSHCGWNSTLESVSHGVPMIAWPLFAEQRMNKVILVKQIQVAIDLRMESNGFVRREEVERAVRELMEGEEGSKAREKMKELKDKAKIALMEGGSTMKATANVATDLSQKLSLTP, encoded by the coding sequence ATGGCCAAAACCCATATAGCCATCTTCCCTCTGAGTTGGGGAATGGGTCATTTCCTCCCACTAGCGGCCTTTGCAGAGCGGCTCTGCAACTTTGGTGGCTTCTCCATCACCTTCATTATTAGCAAGTGGAAGTGGGGATCTCAGCAACCAATTCTGGTACAACGATTGGCCTCTTCCGGCCTGGACATCCGCTTTAGAGAGATCCCTGAAATCACCGTAGATGAAAATGAGCAACACCTAATATTCTTTCAGAAAGCAAAGCCACACATCCAAGAGCTTCTACAATCGTTGCATTCCTCTTCGCCCATCTCTTCCTTCGTTACAGATTTCTTCTGTACTGACCTGCTCGACTTTAGCGCCAGTCTTAACATACCATCTTATTTATTTTCTCCAAGCTCTGCTTCTTTTGTTTGCTTCATGTTACATCTTCCCAAGCTCGTCTCGGAGATTGAAGTTTCCTTTAAAGACTTACAATCTGATGTGGAGATTCCGGGGCTTCCACTGATTTCCGCCAGGGATCTGCCCAATCCAGTCCAGGACAGGTCGGTTCCTGCGTTTAATTGGTTTGTCCACCAAGCCTCCCGCTTCAAGGAAGCATCAGGGATTCTCATTGATACCTTTGCTGAGCTGGAGGAGGAAGCCATTAAAGCCCTAAGCGCGGAAGGAAACCCCTGTATTTATACGATAGGCCCCTTGATGTTCTCAGATTCTGAGGCTCTAGACGAGTCAAGGTGTCTGGAATGGTTAGATCAGCAGCCTCTGTCTTCTGTTCTGTTTGTGGCCTTCGGAAGCAGAGCCGTTTTGTCAAAAGAGCAAATTACGGATCTGGCGATTGGACTAGAATCCAGCGGCCACCGGTTCCTCTGGGTTCTTCGCGGGCACAAGTCTGGGGATTCTTCTTCTCCTGAAACTGACATTTCTCAGCTTTTACCGGAGGGTTTTGAGATTCGAACCAGGGATCGCGGGCTGGTGCTTCTTAATTGGGCACCTCAGATTCCTGTTCTTTCTCACCCGTCTACTGGAGGCTTCCTTTCTCATTGCGGGTGGAATTCTACGCTGGAGAGCGTGTCGCATGGAGTTCCTATGATCGCTTGGCCTCTTTTTGCAGAACAGAGGATGAACAAGGTCATATTGGTGAAGCAGATTCAGGTCGCCATAGATTTGAGGATGGAAAGCAATGGATTTGTGAGGAGAGAAGAAGTGGAAAGAGCAGTGAGGGAATTGATGGAGGGAGAGGAAGGATCAAAGGCTAGGGAGAAAATGAAAGAGCTGAAGGACAAGGCCAAGATTGCTCTCATGGAAGGAGGAAGTACAATGAAGGCCACAGCCAATGTAGCCACAGATTTATCACAGAAACTTAGCTTGACTCCCTAA